From Bos javanicus breed banteng chromosome 5, ARS-OSU_banteng_1.0, whole genome shotgun sequence, the proteins below share one genomic window:
- the ANKRD33 gene encoding photoreceptor ankyrin repeat protein isoform X2 produces MVACYHGFQSVVALLSRCPFLDVNQQDKEGDTALMLAAQAGHVSLVSHLINYYAGLDLERRDQRGLTALMKAAMRDRSECVAALLMAGADLTAVDPVRGKTALEWAFLTDSFDTVQRIRQLLRRPQVEQLSQHYQPEWPALPGLVAQAQAAPSLLERLQATLTVPFVQSPQEGGVLDQLVTITTSLASPFLTTACHTLCPDHPPALGTRRKSVPELLGTAPPPPPAPQPPQEVPGRRVFIPYQSPQGVLSMCPQWLQPRDSTSPRPRAPKILLSKAPSAGFQWKPELRSSGNRRLSLPVWRHQELRMERKRQEEAGLTQSQGKTG; encoded by the exons ATGGTCGCCTGCTACCATGGTTTCCAAAGTGTGGTGGCCCTGCTCAGCCGCTGTCCTTTCCTGGATGTGAACCAGCAGGACAAAGAAGGGGACACAGCCCTCATGCTGGCTGCCCAAGCAG GCCACGTGTCTCTGGTGAGTCACCTGATCAACTACTATGCAGGCCTTGACCTGGAGCGCCGGGACCAGCGGGGACTGACAGCGCTGATGAAGGCCGCCATGCGGGATCGCTCGGAATGTGTTGCTGCCCTCCTCATGGCAG gtgcTGACCTGACAGCAGTGGATCCCGTCAGGGGAAAGACCGCCCTGGAGTGGGCATTTCTGACAGATAGCTTCGACACGGTGCAGAGGATCCGGCAGCTGCTGCGGCGGCCCCAAGTGGAGCAGCTCAGCCAGCATTATCAGCCTGAGTGGCCAGCCTTGCCCGGGCTCGTGGCCCAGGCTCAGGCCGCCCCGTCTCTCCTAGAGCGACTGCAGGCCACCTTGACCGTCCCCTTTGTCCAGTCTCCTCAGGAAGGGGGTGTCCTGGACCAACTTGTGACCATCACGACCAGCCTGGCCAGTCCTTTCCTCACCACCGCCTGCCATACCCTGTGCCCTGACcacccccctgcactgggaacccGAAGGAAGTCTGTTCCAGAGCTGCTAGGCactgccccgccccctcccccagccccccagccccctcaGGAAGTTCCCGGCCGCCGGGTCTTCATCCCCTACCAGAGCCCTCAGGGTGTGTTGAGCATGTGCCCTCAGTGGCTCCAGCCCAGGGATAGTACCAGCCCCAGGCCCCGAGCCCCCAAGATCCTCCTCTCCAAGGCACCCTCCGCTGGCTTTCAGTGGAAGCCAGAGCTCAGGTCTTCAGGGAACCGAAGGCTGTCCCTTCCTGTCTGGAGACACCAGGAGCTCAGGATggagaggaagagacaggaggAAGCCGGATTGACACAGAGCCAGGGGAAGACCGGCTAG
- the ANKRD33 gene encoding photoreceptor ankyrin repeat protein isoform X1, protein MEDQEPTWQKGGLDASEAPSCLDSEASTPSCTLGALYWACVRNDPAQLQAMLDDGVSPEEATQVDGNGRTGLMVACYHGFQSVVALLSRCPFLDVNQQDKEGDTALMLAAQAGHVSLVSHLINYYAGLDLERRDQRGLTALMKAAMRDRSECVAALLMAGADLTAVDPVRGKTALEWAFLTDSFDTVQRIRQLLRRPQVEQLSQHYQPEWPALPGLVAQAQAAPSLLERLQATLTVPFVQSPQEGGVLDQLVTITTSLASPFLTTACHTLCPDHPPALGTRRKSVPELLGTAPPPPPAPQPPQEVPGRRVFIPYQSPQGVLSMCPQWLQPRDSTSPRPRAPKILLSKAPSAGFQWKPELRSSGNRRLSLPVWRHQELRMERKRQEEAGLTQSQGKTG, encoded by the exons ATGGAAGACCAGGAGCCGACCTGGCAGAAGGGAGGGCTGGACGCATCTGAGGCCCCATCCTGCCTGGACAGTGAGGCCTCTACCCCAAGCTGCACACTGGGGGCCCTGTACTGGGCCTGTGTCCGCAATGACCCTGCCCAGCTGCAAGCCATGCTGGATGATGGGGTCTCCCCAGAGGAAGCCACCCAGGTGGATGGCAACGGGAGG ACAGGTCTCATGGTCGCCTGCTACCATGGTTTCCAAAGTGTGGTGGCCCTGCTCAGCCGCTGTCCTTTCCTGGATGTGAACCAGCAGGACAAAGAAGGGGACACAGCCCTCATGCTGGCTGCCCAAGCAG GCCACGTGTCTCTGGTGAGTCACCTGATCAACTACTATGCAGGCCTTGACCTGGAGCGCCGGGACCAGCGGGGACTGACAGCGCTGATGAAGGCCGCCATGCGGGATCGCTCGGAATGTGTTGCTGCCCTCCTCATGGCAG gtgcTGACCTGACAGCAGTGGATCCCGTCAGGGGAAAGACCGCCCTGGAGTGGGCATTTCTGACAGATAGCTTCGACACGGTGCAGAGGATCCGGCAGCTGCTGCGGCGGCCCCAAGTGGAGCAGCTCAGCCAGCATTATCAGCCTGAGTGGCCAGCCTTGCCCGGGCTCGTGGCCCAGGCTCAGGCCGCCCCGTCTCTCCTAGAGCGACTGCAGGCCACCTTGACCGTCCCCTTTGTCCAGTCTCCTCAGGAAGGGGGTGTCCTGGACCAACTTGTGACCATCACGACCAGCCTGGCCAGTCCTTTCCTCACCACCGCCTGCCATACCCTGTGCCCTGACcacccccctgcactgggaacccGAAGGAAGTCTGTTCCAGAGCTGCTAGGCactgccccgccccctcccccagccccccagccccctcaGGAAGTTCCCGGCCGCCGGGTCTTCATCCCCTACCAGAGCCCTCAGGGTGTGTTGAGCATGTGCCCTCAGTGGCTCCAGCCCAGGGATAGTACCAGCCCCAGGCCCCGAGCCCCCAAGATCCTCCTCTCCAAGGCACCCTCCGCTGGCTTTCAGTGGAAGCCAGAGCTCAGGTCTTCAGGGAACCGAAGGCTGTCCCTTCCTGTCTGGAGACACCAGGAGCTCAGGATggagaggaagagacaggaggAAGCCGGATTGACACAGAGCCAGGGGAAGACCGGCTAG